The genomic segment TAGTTGAGGATGAGCAAAAAAATCTAAAGTTGCTTCGAGACCTGCTTCAGGTTTCAGGATATGCTACACTTGAAGCAACAAATGGTCAAAAGGGTATTGAGTTGGCAAGGGATGAAATGCCAGACCTTATTCTAATGGATATTCAGTTACCTATATTGGATGGAATTAAAGCAATTGAGATACTTAAGATTGACAAAACGACTCAGAATATTCCCATAATAGTGCTATCCGCATTTGCAATGGATAAGGATAAGGATCGGATAGCTAAGGCTGGTTCTGATGGGTATCTCACTAAGCCTATTGATATACGTGAATTACTTCAAATAGTAAAGAAATATATTTCAGAATAAACAGGGGAAGTGATGGATCATAAACCCAAAATATTAGTAGTCGATGATGAGGATAGAAATCTCCGCCTTATGGAAGCCTTGTTGATACCGATTGGTTATGATGTTATATTAGCCAATGATGGTGAGGAGGCTCTTGGAAAGGTGAAAGAGGATCAACCTGATGTGATATTGCTTGATATTATGATGCCAAATATGGATGGCTATGAGGTAGCCAGACGCTTAAAAAGGGATGAGACAACAAGAATTATACCTATTGTAATGGTTTCAGCCTTA from the Spirochaetota bacterium genome contains:
- a CDS encoding response regulator, with protein sequence MNNNKVILIVEDEQKNLKLLRDLLQVSGYATLEATNGQKGIELARDEMPDLILMDIQLPILDGIKAIEILKIDKTTQNIPIIVLSAFAMDKDKDRIAKAGSDGYLTKPIDIRELLQIVKKYISE